The window tctaAACCTCTACAATCCACCATAGAAAGTACGTCAACGCCTGTGAATAGTGCTCTTCTGCACCCGGACAGCAACCGCGAGGCTCTAATCCGGCTGCTATACGTATTCTGCCAATCAAATCCTCAGTGGCAATATCGTTCGTCGTTTGTTGATGTCGGAGCTGCCCTGTATTTGATCTACGCTGGTGGAACAAAGTCCGATCTGGATTATGTCGAAGAACATACCTTTTGGGCGCTTTCTGCCCTCGCTGGTGACACCAGTCTGTTATTTTCAAATGAAGGCATGGATAATGCTTTGGATCGCTTTGAAAGGCGTCTCCATTGGGCGAATCCAGCTCTTTCAAAAATTTTACGAGATAGAAATATAGAACCTGTGCTGTATGCTCAGCGATGGCTTTCGTCTTTCTTCACACAGGACGTATCTCCGACGCGAatccctcttctcttcgACCGTATCGTTTCTGCAAGATTATCAAGTCCCGAAAGACAACCGAAGGTTGACCTGATAATGGACACAGGGGTGGCCATGGTTTTATTACTCAAAGATGAAATTGTTCATCCAAATCATCTCAAAGTAGCTTCTGGGATGTGGGATAATGCGGtagaagaggatgaagacCCCAGCGACGCTATTGTTCGTGTTCTCACATTATTACGCGCATACCCATTGAAAAGAGCGGGAGATCTGCCTGCCGTACTGGAGGAAGCGTCGGATTTAGAAGAAATTCGTTTGTTGTCCTTGCAAAAGGGGATCGATCCTGATCAGATACCATTGCCACCTAGGAAAACCGTTTCGACGAAAAACCTGCCAGACCAAACAGCCACAAACTCCAGCTGGGGTAAGGCTGTCGGTTCCTTATGGAGCTCCATCTCTTCTACCTCAATCTCTTCAGTAAAAACCACCCCCACGCCATTATCATCGCCTCTGAAAACGCTAGACAGTAGCTTTGGCCATTCTCCTGTATCAGACCGTCAGCGAAGCGATAGCGTTACCTCTTCAGTATCTGCTATCCAGGAGCGTTTCGCTAGCCTTTCCAAACATTTCTCTCCGACAAGTTCACCTAAACAATCAGAAGACGAGCCCGTAATTCTTCCTCGACCGCTTCTCCTTTCGGGATCTGCGCGCTCAATTAGCCGAAGTTATCGTGGAGACTCGAcaccctcttcttcgccaCGAGCTTCGCCATCTATGGATGGAACTCTGAGTCCTTCAAATGAGTTTAGGTCGCCATCTAGGTCTTTACCTTCAAGGCAATCACCCGGTGGATTGTACAAAATCGGTAATAAATATAAAGATGGGCACCCTCTAGGGGCCACGCCCACACCCACGTTGGCGCAAAAAATAAACGTAGGTGCAGATCATCTGTGGCGATCAGAGAGCGCGATAGAAGAGAAGGCAATGCGGAAGGCAGATGACAATGGTCATGACAATGAAAGCTCTGGGCGGCGTTCTGTTTAGCGGATCATATACTTTTTTGCTTGCAGCCTGTCATGCACTTCTTGATAGTTATTTGATTAACTTGTCCTTTATGCAAAACTTTATTTTGTATCATATGTTCCCACAAATCACCGATAATCATTCAAGCCAAAGAAAATCAGTGCATTCAACaaattttttttttataATCGTCATAAAAGTCATTCGCATGAGGTCGTTAAAAATATATCAATTAATCTGTCTTTAAATGTCCAACAATGCTAGGCTGTTGCCCGTCTTGTACAGTGGAATAATGAGTACCGTTCGCCCCTCCTATAGGCATCTCCCTATTGTCCATACCCTGCCCCACCTCGGGTTTCTCACTGGGCTCGACTTGTTCCAGCCCAATAGGGCGCAGAGACTTGTCTCCTCCCCTCATTACCGATCTGAGAAAATTGTAGAATCGCTGGCCGTAGAAAACGGGATCGACACAAGAGATTGTATGCTGGCTGTGTCAGCTCACTTGCCATTCATTATGAAACTTACCCTATCCTCAGTCATGCTTTTCCAAAAATGCTCAATTTTCTTCAATGTATTATATGGAGTGCAGATATCAATTACACCCAGGTAATAGATTGTGTCCAATGCCTGGTTTGCGTCGTCGGTGGCGCGGAATCCGCCCTCGTCTTGGTAAAAGATGAAATGTTTACGATCCGCCGAATCCTCAGATGGAAGCTGAGACGTGACATCGAGACTTTTTGGATCAGATCGCCTAACGACTTTCCGCACGTTGGATGCTTCAGAAGGACCTTGCTTGGTGGAGGGCCTCCGCTTGGTAGTGGTAACCTCGGGCTACAATGTCAGCATAGACCTTGTACAATTGTAGACTCACATGAAAAACGCTTAATTGGTTCTTACGCAGGTTATCACGATTGCCCCTCTCCATGTTATGTATACCAACAAGAAGGGAATAATCCATGACTTTGATCCTTTTCAAGAACTCCATATCCCTCCTCAATTGCTCTGTCAGCAAAGCCCGCTTCTCGGGTCCAAATTCCAACATCCGCCCTCGGTTAACCCAGTTTTTATCTTTCAACGTTGCCCGAGGGTTTTTTGCTGCCTTTTCCTCTGGATATTCCCTACCAAAGGAGGATCCCTTGAGGTCATAGGTCTCGTGAATGTCACGATGAGGTGGGAAAAGGTTGTTCATAATCACAAAATGGATTTTAGGACCACGGGGAAGTTTGACACGGTGAAGGCCGTAGAACCTCGAAAGAAGGGTATGTGGGTTTTCTTTGACATGTTGGTGATAGTCCTTGAGTATGGATCGAAGAAATTTGTGCTCGGAATGCGATATTGTTTTGATGATAAAACGATAGTCACGAGAGAAGTAGAAGAACGACCCAGACTTGCCAGGAGAGCCTAATTCGGATAAGATGTATTTTGCGGTCAACGAGAGTAGATAGTCGGCCGGGTCAAGATGAAAATGATCGTCTCGAAGTTCTCGAAATACCCATGGGGCATAATCTTTGAACTTGAAGTCGTATTTTGCGGATGGCGTAAGTTCATTACCAACACTGCGAGCCCCATTAGCGGCCCATATTGCAAGATACCATAGCCACTTACATATCGAAAGAAAATTTATGCCGAGCAGTATAATCATCGTCCGTGATCGGACGCTTTATTTTGGCTTGACAACGTGATACCTGAACAATTAGCAATGAACCGGCCAAAAGCTTGACTTACTCCTATTCGAATACCGGTGAGCATGTTGTACATCAACACATAGTTCACATGATCTTCGCCAATCAAATTCCCAACCAAAACCTTGgtctcttctctctccttctctttgGGCTTTTCTTTTGGCTTTTCCTCAATTCTCGGTTCAGGGTCTGAATCACTTGCTACGCTCGCTTTTTTTTGCCTGCGTTCCAGTCTCTCTATTCTTTCCCTTCGAATATGTTCTTCCTGAGCTAAAATTGCGGAGTCTAAACGGTCACCCTTGGCATTCGGAGGCCCCAGGGGGGGCGGTGTTGAAGATGGTGATGCGAAAGCAGCATGGGCATTCATTAAGGGTGAACGAGGTGCTGAAGGAAGATTTAAGGAACCGACAGTACTTCGGCGGCACAGTTGTGGAGTGGGTGAGAGAAGACTGCTGGAGCTATCTCGTCGCTCGAGTTTGGCATCAGATTCGTGCGGCAATGAAGGAAGATCTTTGCCTTTACCAGTCGATTCGCCATCACGCTGAGGAGCAAGCCGACCGCTCCTGACCAGTGTCAAAGAACCGGCTCGACTGGACGTGGAACTGCTGGAGACTCGTCGTGCAGAAAATGGCATTGGTGGAGTAAGTACCGCCGGGGATATTTCTGACGGTTCTGAAGTGAAACCAGTAGCAATAGTTGGTCTGTTTTCTGAGACAGGAGCGGCTGTTGAATGGTAAACGGGTGTTTCATCTGTGTTTTCGGACATGACAACAGATTCGTCCAGCCCTGCCTCACTCAAAGGCGGACTTGGTGGAGGGCCCTGCATGATCACAGGTGAAGGAGCGAATCCCGCGTCCAATTCGTTTGTATCCTTTTTGAAAACTGCGCCGATCCTGCCTATGATATTCCTGTGATTTGACGGCTCAGGTGAATGAGACTTGATCTCGACTTCGTTGGCGGAGACCTTGGTGATCTGCACGGGCGGCAGGCGACTATTTGAATTGCCGAGGTCCCCAGCTAAATTTTGTAGATTGGGtgggagaggaggaagggatgaAGGGGAGTCTGGGTgggagaggaggtggaAGGGGTTTATGCGAGGCGAAGAAGATTCTAAGGGTGAGCACTGTGTTGTGGTGGTGGGTACGCACTTATTCTGAGGACGTCAACCTCGCCGTCGTCCTGGTCGTGGTGGGTCCAGTGGGCTGTGAGGGTGGGGGAGGAGAGGACCGCCGGGGTTTGGCGGAGGGAACTATGAGTGTCTGGGAGCGAGGAGGTAGACATGCTGCGGGATTGTGGATGGCCGAatgcagcagcagcacCAACAAAATCAAACTATTGAACCACAACCCACAACAGGGCCCAGATCCGGCACGTGGGGACTTACCGCCCTGGTGTCATTGCCACGCGGAAACCATGCCAATTCCACGTGACTGCCACGCGATTGCCACATGGTACCGCTATTAGTCACTCGACCACGGCGGCCACTCAGCGCCGAGCATAAAGTCAGAGTTGATGTGCAACTGCCAATCCAGCTACGCCATGGCCGTCCCTCGCATAGCACACCTCTCCCACAAGTCCGTCCTCGAGCTCTCGGGGCCCGACGCCCAGAAATTCCTCAAGGGACTCAGCTGCAAAGACGTCGAGTACCTCGGAGGCGGCTACAGCGGTTTCCTCAACGCTTCCGGCAGAGTTCTGCATACTGCATTCATCTTTCCCCGATCAAAAAACTCGTATCTCATCACGCATGAGTCTCCAGAAGACCATCCAGCACCACTCTTGTCACTCCTTCCCCCCTTCAAGCTCAGGTCTAAAGTCAGGATAAAAGATGTGACAAATCAATGGGATGCCTGGTCTGCATGGGGATCAGACTTGCAAGGCGGGCCCCATCCGATAAGGACTTGGAAGATGGGAAGCGGAGGCGCCTCTGAAAGCCATTGGGACTGGGAGGGCGGCATCCGCGATCTCGGGCTGCGAGATGATGAGGCCGGTTGCTGGGATCTCCGAGCGGGGTGGCCGCGTATGGGGAGGCAGTTGTTGGTTCCAAAAGGAGAGAAGCGTACGTTATCTCTTTATCTAGACATTTTAAAAGGTGTAAATACTGAGGGAAAATCAGCGTCACTGGCGACATCACACGATCTCGGAAACGTTCATGACTACGAGCTGCATCGAATGCTGCTAGGCGTACCCGAGGGTCCCAAAGAAATACTGCCTGGTCAAGCCTTACCTCTAGAAAGCTGTATGGATATTCACGGCGGAGGTAAGTTAATCAAGGTTGATGGAAAGGCTGACAATTCAGTTGATTTCCGCAAGGGCTGTTATTTGGGCCAAGAACTGACTGTCCGAACATATCATACGGGCGCGACACGTAAACGTATCTTGCCAATTCGACTGATTCCTCTGGACCAGTCCAGCTCCAGCTCCATTTCCGAcctcctttccttttctcccCAGCAATCTCTAGCTGAAGTTGACATCCCTCTTGATATAACATACCATCCCCCCTCTACCTCTGCCACGCGCAAACCTCGTTCTGCTGGCAAAATATTGTCACTGCATAACGCTGTAGGTTTAGCCCTGGTGCGGCTCGAAATGGCAGAACGATGTTGGTGGTCGGGTGATATTCTACGGTCGTCTGTTAGTCAATGGTTAGATAGCGGCGCTGGCAAATTAACGACACAGGTGAACGGGAAGGAATGGGGAGTGTACGTGGAACAAGGAGAAGCATACGCAGCTGCGCTAGAACACAtgccatcatcatcataAGTCTGCAAAGAAACTACCGTCATCGTCCGCTTGACTCCTACCCATATCCTTCATCCCATtgtctttcttcttctttttaCTCTTCTCCTCGTCCGAATCTGgttcatcttcttccatgTCATCGTCCTCATCACTGTCTTCGAACAGGTCTTCCACATCCGTGAGCTTCAAGCATTCATCATGACTGACGCTGCCAAGCCACTTATTATTGCGGTCTAGTCGGATACGCTCGACTGGAAACTCTTCGTGAGTAGCGACCACACCCACTGCAATTACACATTAGAAATACATCCACATTAAAATGGGAGTATGAACGCACAAAATTTATGAGGTAGCACTTGGATGACTCGGATCATACCGTCTTCGGACCCTGTGGCGATGATATCAGGTGTAAGAGCCACTATAGCATCAATCGAAGCGGGGTGTCCTGGTATTCGATCAACAGCTGGTTCATGTCAGTTTCTGGTTCTGTCCCGATCCCAATCTCATGGACCCACAGTCGGCCCAACCCAATTGACGGTTCCAAACGGACAGAATGCCTAAACCGGATCCTACAATCGCTTTTTGACCCCCCTTTATAGAAACGATTGACAAGAGCTCGTCCTCTTGATCTTCAGAGACTGTCAAGGGCGTAGACTTGTTTGAGCGAATATCAATCACAGATAAATGACCGTCACCCCTGTAAAAAGCAGAAGCAGACGACTCTCTTAGTTATCCCATCATCACCAtgttgaagaagaattGAAAACCCACGATGTTGCAACTAGCTGTCTTTTGTCATCAAAATATGTGAAATCGGAAATGTAATCAAAGTGCTGGGAATACGTCCGGATAGAGTCTGCTTGTCTGGGATCCCATAGCTAGATGATTTAAACATTAGAAAATCATTCGTGAATGTACTCGGTGAATGAGGAAGCGAATGGACTGCTTACTTTAATCACGCCGTCGTCGTCGCCGGACGCAACAAGGTTACGGTTGACGCAGTATACTCGATTGATAGGGCACCTAACACTCAGCGGACTGTTGAACGGAAAAATGAACCTACTCATGAGCACTGTCCCTTTCCCTTGCCATGGATCCATCACGAGTTGAAAGCTGGCTACAATTGGATATCAGCAAATAGACCGCAAGACGTTTGAATGGTTGTGCGCACAAAAGACTTCCACTTTTACCTCCCATCCAAATTTCGTCTCCACTTTCTTCTATCGATAACGCTCTAGCAGTCCTCTTCGATGGCCTTACACTCCATGAGGAGGAGGTTTCTCCTGTGGCGTCATCATAACTCCAAGCACAGACTTGTCCTGtaagaagagaggagaagacgACGGGTTCTTTGGGATGGAAAGCAACGTCGAAGGGCTTGATGATGCTGGTATAAGCTAAATGTTAACGTGGGGGGCACATAGACCTGCCTGGTTTTTGAGCTTGATGTCCGGCATTgtggggggggggggggggggagggggtTATTTCTGCTTCAGAGATGGCGAGGGTGACTATATACGAGATGTCCAACGAACTGAAATCCAGCAGCTCGGAAAAACAAAAATAAAAACAAAAGAGCAGTTACGTAAATGGAGAAGTCAACGAGTTGTGCGGCTCCCTGGCAGACGGTGTCGCTCGCTGCTGCTCTTCATAACGAATCCCATCTtatctcttctctttccctGCTTTTCATTGCGCATAGCTTGTGTTTCAACTCCAGCAGCCATGGACGCATTAAGGATAGCAAGAGTAGACAGTGTAACGATTCAATACTTCCTTCCTCCAACAGCTCCCGATCAAAAGCCAACTCCCCGCACTCAAATCGGCCAGCTACATCTCACTCCGCATCATCTCATATTCTCTCATACACCGTCTACAGCTTACGAACCAGAAATATGGATACCCTACCCTTTGATAACTCGTCTCACTCGTCTACCCCAAACACTCAACGGTCTCTATCCTCTTCAAGTAGAAACAAAAACCTTTGAGAGCTACGTCCTTCTCTTCACCAAGGACAGGGATGGCGGTGCAGAGGAAGTTTGGCAGAGTGTTAAAGATTGCTCTGTCAAATGTAAGTATCACATCTTTTTATATCGCTAATCATCTAGCATCTGTCGAACAGCTGTACGCATTCTTCTATGTTCCTCCATCACCTGGTGCAGGCTGGACTGTCTTCAACCATCGAACCGAGTTTGCCCGACAAGGTTTAGGCACTCGAACCAAAGCCTGGCGATTCACAGATATAAACAAAGACTACTCCTTTTCGCCGACATATCCGAGCAAGCTCGTCGTACCGAGTCGTATCAGTGATTCCACACTCACGTACGCGGGCAAGTACAGGAGCAAGGCACGTATACCAGCATTGACTTACCTCCATTGGGCCAACAACGTAAGTTACCGTGCTTCGATCTTAGCGCTGACGTGATAGGCTTCTATCACACGATCATCTCAACCAATGGTTGGTATAAAAAACTCACGCTCATCTCAAGATGAAAGACTGGTCGAGTGTATATTTTCATCCCACATGTTCCTTGACAATGCCTATTCCTCTACCCCCGTCTTCGGAGCCACCTCTACCAACCTCATTATAGATGCTCGTCCAACCACAAATGCCATGGCCAATGTAGCAATGGGCGCAGGGACGGAGAACATGGAGAATTATAAATTAGGCAAAAAGGCCTATCTCGGGATCGACAACATTCACGTCATGCGAAATAGCCTCAAAACGATTGTCGAAGCAATCAGGGAGGCTAACTTGAGACCGTCGGTCCCCCTTAATCGAGCTCTCTTGCGCAAGAGTAACTGGTTACGGCATATCTCAACGATTCTCGACGGCGCTCTCATCATTATCCGCAATATACATCTCAATGCCTCACATGTTCTTATCCATTGCTCTGATGGCTGGGATCGGACAGGCCAACTAAGCGCTGTCGCACAGATATGTCTGGACCCTTACTATCGTACTTTTGATGGATTCAAGGTGCTCGTGGAGAAGGACTGGCTAGCATTTGGTCACAAATTTTTAGACCGCTCTGGACATTTGTCTTCGGAAAAATATTTCATGGTGACggagaatgatgatgagacagaggaggaaggggtGAGTGCGCAACGCGCCGCTCAGGCATTCTTTGCATCAGTGCAAAAGCAATTCACTAGTACCTCTCACCTTAAGGAAATTTCGCCGGTTTTCCACCAGTTCCTAGACTGTGTACGACAGATTCAGCGCCAGTTCCCCGAACGTTTCGAGTTTAACGAACAATACCTTTTAGATATATATCGACATCTTTACACTTGCCAGTTTGGTACTTTCCTGTTCAACAATGAGCGCGAACGCCAAGAGAGCACGTCCCCATCTCGCAAGCCATTTGTCGAGCAAACATATTCTGTATGGGACTATCTCGACTCACCTTCTGAGCGTGAGAAGCATATCAACTCCTTGTACGATGCCTCACTTGACAGCAATCAATCGCGGGATGTGGAGACCGACCAAGGTGTACTGTTTTATGATCCCAAAGATGTCAGGTTTTGGTTCAGGCTCTTTGGACggggagatgaggagatgAATGGATCGCCT is drawn from Cryptococcus gattii WM276 chromosome A, complete sequence and contains these coding sequences:
- a CDS encoding uncharacterized protein (Similar to TIGR gene model, INSD accession AAW41339.1); translation: MFASSNALSSQHARMMAFQTFLDSSETASEKSVNLELFRKLCATGIPSHPPHLRPLAYSLLLELLPLDKHQWKGTMKAQRRRYYNLMQTFMKELEVQPNASSSNLDNTLYGISRDVKNLKSPFWHRPVSYRPASPLRPLNNQVISKGKGLSKEQEMEESCSDSEEEVGEPILNRRAVFERLEVLSSSRHATSVKKSPPNNVAVQSPVPSVESTVLSPQITLSFDPTPMASPLDVTRSPTPIQSPPQPTVDERTPSSITLLSSKPLQSTIESTSTPVNSALLHPDSNREALIRLLYVFCQSNPQWQYRSSFVDVGAALYLIYAGGTKSDLDYVEEHTFWALSALAGDTSLLFSNEGMDNALDRFERRLHWANPALSKILRDRNIEPVLYAQRWLSSFFTQDVSPTRIPLLFDRIVSARLSSPERQPKVDLIMDTGVAMVLLLKDEIVHPNHLKVASGMWDNAVEEDEDPSDAIVRVLTLLRAYPLKRAGDLPAVLEEASDLEEIRLLSLQKGIDPDQIPLPPRKTVSTKNLPDQTATNSSWGKAVGSLWSSISSTSISSVKTTPTPLSSPLKTLDSSFGHSPVSDRQRSDSVTSSVSAIQERFASLSKHFSPTSSPKQSEDEPVILPRPLLLSGSARSISRSYRGDSTPSSSPRASPSMDGTLSPSNEFRSPSRSLPSRQSPGGLYKIGNKYKDGHPLGATPTPTLAQKINVGADHLWRSESAIEEKAMRKADDNGHDNESSGRRSV
- a CDS encoding 1-phosphatidylinositol-4-phosphate 5-kinase, putative (Similar to TIGR gene model, INSD accession AAW40890.1), which encodes MSTSSLPDTHSSLRQTPAVLSSPTLTAHWTHHDQDDGEVDVLRIKSSSPRINPFHLLSHPDSPSSLPPLPPNLQNLAGDLGNSNSRLPPVQITKVSANEVEIKSHSPEPSNHRNIIGRIGAVFKKDTNELDAGFAPSPVIMQGPPPSPPLSEAGLDESVVMSENTDETPVYHSTAAPVSENRPTIATGFTSEPSEISPAVLTPPMPFSARRVSSSSTSSRAGSLTLVRSGRLAPQRDGESTGKGKDLPSLPHESDAKLERRDSSSSLLSPTPQLCRRSTVGSLNLPSAPRSPLMNAHAAFASPSSTPPPLGPPNAKGDRLDSAILAQEEHIRRERIERLERRQKKASVASDSDPEPRIEEKPKEKPKEKEREETKVLVGNLIGEDHVNYVLMYNMLTGIRIGVSRCQAKIKRPITDDDYTARHKFSFDIVGNELTPSAKYDFKFKDYAPWVFRELRDDHFHLDPADYLLSLTAKYILSELGSPGKSGSFFYFSRDYRFIIKTISHSEHKFLRSILKDYHQHVKENPHTLLSRFYGLHRVKLPRGPKIHFVIMNNLFPPHRDIHETYDLKGSSFGREYPEEKAAKNPRATLKDKNWVNRGRMLEFGPEKRALLTEQLRRDMEFLKRIKVMDYSLLVGIHNMERGNRDNLRKNQLSVFHPEVTTTKRRPSTKQGPSEASNVRKVVRRSDPKSLDVTSQLPSEDSADRKHFIFYQDEGGFRATDDANQALDTIYYLGVIDICTPYNTLKKIEHFWKSMTEDRHTISCVDPVFYGQRFYNFLRSVMRGGDKSLRPIGLEQVEPSEKPEVGQGMDNREMPIGGANGTHYSTVQDGQQPSIVGHLKTD
- a CDS encoding Mitochondrion protein, putative (Similar to TIGR gene model, INSD accession AAW40892.1), which encodes MAVPRIAHLSHKSVLELSGPDAQKFLKGLSCKDVEYLGGGYSGFLNASGRVLHTAFIFPRSKNSYLITHESPEDHPAPLLSLLPPFKLRSKVRIKDVTNQWDAWSAWGSDLQGGPHPIRTWKMGSGGASESHWDWEGGIRDLGLRDDEAGCWDLRAGWPRMGRQLLVPKGEKPSLATSHDLGNVHDYELHRMLLGVPEGPKEILPGQALPLESCMDIHGGVDFRKGCYLGQELTVRTYHTGATRKRILPIRLIPLDQSSSSSISDLLSFSPQQSLAEVDIPLDITYHPPSTSATRKPRSAGKILSLHNAVGLALVRLEMAERCWWSGDILRSSVSQWLDSGAGKLTTQVNGKEWGVYVEQGEAYAAALEHMPSSS
- a CDS encoding Protein monoubiquitination-related protein, putative (Similar to TIGR gene model, INSD accession AAW40894.1), giving the protein MPDIKLKNQAAYTSIIKPFDVAFHPKEPVVFSSLLTGQVCAWSYDDATGETSSSWSVRPSKRTARALSIEESGDEIWMGGKSGSLLCAQPFKRLALSTRDGSMARERDSAHECPINRVYCVNRNLVASGDDDGVIKLWDPRQADSIRTYSQHFDYISDFTYFDDKRQLVATSGDGHLSVIDIRSNKSTPLTVSEDQEDELLSIVSIKGGQKAIVGSGLGILSVWNRQLGWADSVDRIPGHPASIDAIVALTPDIIATGSEDGMIRVIQVLPHKFLGVVATHEEFPVERIRLDRNNKWLGSVSHDECLKLTDVEDLFEDSDEDDDMEEDEPDSDEEKSKKKKKDNGMKDMGRSQADDDGSFFADL
- a CDS encoding Phosphatidylinositol 3-phosphate (Similar to TIGR gene model, INSD accession AAW40896.1), coding for MDALRIARVDSVTIQYFLPPTAPDQKPTPRTQIGQLHLTPHHLIFSHTPSTAYEPEIWIPYPLITRLTRLPQTLNGLYPLQVETKTFESYVLLFTKDRDGGAEEVWQSVKDCSVKSSVEQLYAFFYVPPSPGAGWTVFNHRTEFARQGLGTRTKAWRFTDINKDYSFSPTYPSKLVVPSRISDSTLTYAGKYRSKARIPALTYLHWANNASITRSSQPMVGIKNSRSSQDERLVECIFSSHMFLDNAYSSTPVFGATSTNLIIDARPTTNAMANVAMGAGTENMENYKLGKKAYLGIDNIHVMRNSLKTIVEAIREANLRPSVPLNRALLRKSNWLRHISTILDGALIIIRNIHLNASHVLIHCSDGWDRTGQLSAVAQICLDPYYRTFDGFKVLVEKDWLAFGHKFLDRSGHLSSEKYFMVTENDDETEEEGVSAQRAAQAFFASVQKQFTSTSHLKEISPVFHQFLDCVRQIQRQFPERFEFNEQYLLDIYRHLYTCQFGTFLFNNERERQESTSPSRKPFVEQTYSVWDYLDSPSEREKHINSLYDASLDSNQSRDVETDQGVLFYDPKDVRFWFRLFGRGDEEMNGSPLTLNQPQGVDIIGPIGGDPVEDVAAGEILRGASPVSAPSPSPYTAARQGRSWNWSQFSGNALNAVHSAAREIKSISQDALSQIRAEASELDRESWQQESKGKNSEPANLKEPTLLPEANPWSAEIGSSSFTPSPRPSAQVSRTTQNPWAAMPDTVTSLSNLTLDSKITVSPADDRGVKERAGEKQQKAWDPLGAL